One genomic region from Amia ocellicauda isolate fAmiCal2 chromosome 4, fAmiCal2.hap1, whole genome shotgun sequence encodes:
- the tmed3 gene encoding transmembrane emp24 domain-containing protein 3: MTCVALWMLLLSLVLVSSTELTFELPDNDKQCFYEELEKGVKFNIDYQVIAGGNYDVDCFVTDAVDNVLYHEKKKQYDSFTHITETKGVYKVCFSNEFSTFSHKIVYLDFRSGDERPLLPDMNRATALTQMESACLSLHEILKTMSDSQTWYRLREAQDRLRAEEIHDRVSYWSMGETFILFVVSIGQVVMLKSFFTDKKASVASST; this comes from the exons ATGACATGTGTTGCTCTTTGGATGCTGCTGCTCAGCCTTGTTTTAGTTTCCAGCACTGAGCTGACGTTTGAATTGCCCGATAATGACAAACAGTGCTTCTACGAAGAACTTGAAAAAGGAGTCAAGTTTAACATCGATTATCaa GTTATTGCTGGAGGCAACTATGATGTTGACTGCTTTGTGACGGATGCAGTGGATAATGTCCTGTATCACGAAAAGAAGAAGCAGTATGACAGCTTCACTCACATCACAGAAACGAAAGGTGTTTACAAGGTCTGCTTCAGCAACGAGTTCTCCACCTTCTCCCACAAGATTGTATACCTCGACTTCCGAAGTGGAGACGAGCGACCTCTCCTCCCCGACATGAACAGAGCCACGGCCTTAACCCAG ATGGAGTCGGCTTGCCTTTCCCTCCACGAAATTCTCAAGACAATGTCGGACTCTCAGACCTGGTACCGGCTCAGGGAGGCCCAGGACCGGCTCCGCGCTGAGGAGATCCACGACCGCGTGTCCTATTGGTCCATGGGAGAGACCTTCATCCTCTTCGTGGTCAGCATCGGCCAGGTGGTCATGCTCAAGAGCTTCTTTACAGACAAGAAAGCCAGCGTGGCCAGCAGCACGTAG